A window of Streptomyces gilvosporeus contains these coding sequences:
- a CDS encoding SCO6880 family protein, whose translation MSTHSHPIAPRRTYLIGRARPNAIVGKNRETGEIALIIAGAFLGMMCGLLVPILPLRIVTLTGFPLLGLAVVYVPYRGRTFYKWFEINRSYRRTVRSGAVYRSAAAEAGTRLDGREIEIGPPPGIGRINWLSAPFGPDEIAVLLHADRRTVTAAIEIEGPGVGLRDSEDQEALVDRFGTLLKHVANGDGFVTRLQMLARTLPADPDAHAKDVAQRGDRSSPRWLQDSYDQLQSMVSTSSEQHRAYLVACMHYTRELAVEAQTMARAARTHGSGLLGRKLDRDAGLAVVMARELTDICARLAEADIRVRQPLGQGRLASLVHSMYDPDHPIDHIQAMSKRNAWPAELDATEPTYLQAKTRESTTRAPWCHSTAWVKEWPLTPVGVNFLAPLLVHTPDVIRTVAVCMDLEPTEIAIERMLTEKTNDDAEASRAAKMNRVVDPRDVAHHGRVDQRGEDLASGAAGVNLVGYITVSSRSPEALARDKRTIRASAGKSYLKLEWCDREHHRAFVNTLPFATGIRR comes from the coding sequence TTGAGTACGCACTCCCACCCGATCGCGCCCCGGCGCACCTATCTGATCGGCCGCGCCCGCCCCAACGCCATCGTCGGCAAGAACCGCGAAACCGGCGAGATCGCCCTGATCATCGCGGGCGCGTTCCTCGGCATGATGTGCGGCCTCCTGGTGCCCATCCTGCCCCTCCGCATCGTCACCCTCACCGGCTTCCCGCTGCTCGGCCTCGCCGTCGTCTACGTCCCGTACCGGGGCCGCACGTTCTACAAGTGGTTCGAGATCAACCGCAGCTATCGCCGTACGGTCCGCAGCGGCGCCGTCTACCGCTCCGCCGCCGCCGAGGCCGGCACCCGGCTCGACGGCCGGGAGATCGAGATCGGCCCGCCGCCCGGCATCGGCCGGATCAACTGGCTGTCCGCCCCCTTCGGCCCGGACGAGATCGCCGTCCTGCTGCACGCCGACCGCCGGACCGTGACCGCCGCCATCGAGATCGAGGGACCGGGCGTCGGCCTCCGCGACAGCGAGGACCAGGAGGCACTGGTCGACCGCTTCGGAACGCTCCTCAAGCACGTCGCCAACGGGGACGGCTTCGTCACCCGCCTCCAGATGCTGGCCCGCACGCTCCCGGCCGACCCCGACGCCCACGCCAAGGACGTCGCCCAGCGCGGCGACCGCAGCTCCCCGCGCTGGCTCCAGGATTCCTACGACCAGCTCCAGTCGATGGTCTCCACCTCCTCCGAACAGCACCGCGCCTACCTCGTCGCCTGCATGCACTACACCCGCGAACTGGCCGTCGAGGCGCAGACCATGGCGCGCGCCGCCCGCACCCACGGCAGCGGCCTCCTCGGCCGGAAGCTGGACCGCGACGCCGGTCTCGCCGTCGTCATGGCCCGCGAGCTGACCGATATCTGCGCCCGCCTGGCGGAGGCCGACATCCGCGTCCGCCAGCCCCTCGGCCAGGGCCGCCTCGCCTCCCTCGTGCACTCCATGTACGACCCGGACCACCCCATCGACCACATCCAGGCCATGAGCAAGCGCAACGCCTGGCCGGCCGAACTCGACGCCACCGAGCCCACCTATCTCCAGGCCAAGACCCGCGAGTCGACCACCCGCGCGCCCTGGTGCCATTCCACCGCCTGGGTCAAGGAGTGGCCGCTGACCCCGGTGGGCGTCAACTTCCTCGCGCCGCTCCTGGTGCACACCCCGGACGTGATCCGCACGGTCGCCGTCTGCATGGACCTGGAGCCCACCGAGATCGCCATCGAGCGGATGCTGACGGAGAAGACGAACGACGATGCCGAGGCCAGCCGCGCCGCCAAGATGAACCGCGTCGTCGACCCGCGCGACGTCGCCCACCACGGCCGCGTCGACCAGCGCGGCGAGGACCTGGCCTCCGGCGCCGCCGGCGTCAACCTCGTCGGCTACATCACCGTCTCCTCCCGCTCCCCCGAGGCCCTCGCCCGCGACAAGCGCACCATCCGCGCCTCCGCCGGCAAGTCCTACCTCAAGCTGGAATGGTGCGACCGCGAGCACCACCGGGCGTTCGTCAACACCCTGCCGTTCGCGACCGGGATCCGCCGCTAA
- a CDS encoding phosphatase PAP2 family protein, with the protein MAGLALEGPNPDVDVLDGINGLAKDAPHWVNKAMEYVGEYGIIAGLAVLCLIAWWGARRRSDAPVAIAGLVWAPLAAGIALLANIPIRAFVERPRPFKDHAGLDVLIQGKSDYSFVSDHATLTMAVGVGLFIASRKYGLIGIALALAEGFCRVYMGVHYPTDVVGGFALGTAVALLLAPLAQALLVPLMTAVGRSPVGGIAWLVRAPGGPVAQAGARRDARTGYDGEGAEGGRRAAGAPGGQDDDRTPGRQRGRARDKDLAA; encoded by the coding sequence ATGGCTGGACTCGCACTGGAGGGGCCGAACCCCGATGTCGACGTGCTCGACGGCATCAACGGCCTCGCGAAGGACGCCCCCCACTGGGTCAACAAAGCCATGGAGTACGTCGGCGAGTACGGCATCATCGCCGGGCTCGCCGTGCTGTGTCTGATCGCGTGGTGGGGCGCCCGGCGCAGGTCCGATGCGCCCGTCGCCATCGCCGGTCTGGTCTGGGCGCCGCTGGCCGCCGGGATCGCGCTGCTGGCCAACATCCCCATCCGGGCCTTCGTCGAGCGGCCGCGGCCGTTCAAGGACCATGCCGGGCTGGACGTGCTGATCCAGGGCAAGAGCGACTACTCGTTCGTCAGCGACCATGCGACGTTGACGATGGCGGTGGGCGTCGGCCTGTTCATCGCCAGCCGGAAGTACGGGCTCATCGGGATCGCGCTGGCGCTGGCGGAGGGCTTCTGCCGGGTGTACATGGGTGTGCACTACCCGACCGATGTGGTGGGCGGGTTCGCGCTGGGCACGGCCGTGGCGCTGCTGCTCGCACCGCTCGCCCAGGCGCTGCTGGTACCGCTGATGACGGCGGTCGGGCGGTCGCCGGTCGGCGGGATCGCCTGGCTGGTACGGGCGCCGGGCGGCCCGGTCGCGCAGGCCGGTGCGCGGCGGGATGCGCGTACGGGGTACGACGGCGAGGGCGCCGAGGGCGGGCGGCGGGCCGCCGGGGCTCCGGGGGGCCAGGACGACGACCGGACACCGGGGCGGCAGCGGGGCCGCGCCCGCGACAAGGACCTGGCGGCCTGA
- the trpS gene encoding tryptophan--tRNA ligase, which yields MVDVTTAGAAVGPRIFSGVQPTGHLTLGNYLGAVRRWVEVDQHRGDALFCVVDLHALTVEHDPARVRRLSRQAATLLLAAGLDPERCTVFVQSQVDEHVRLSYLMECTASDGEMRRMIQYKEKTAEAARRGESVRLSLLTYPALMAADILAYGTQEVPVGADQTQHVELTRDLAVRFNQRYGETFVVPRATHPEVAARVMDLQDPTSKMGKSGQGRKTGVVYLLDEPDVVRKKVMRAMTDQGGDGGVVYERGARPGVANLLDVLAAFSGGEPGRLAEGYASYGALKKDVAEAVVEGLRPVRERHAELAADRGYVDAVLRGGAERARGMARPRVDAAYRAVGLLG from the coding sequence ATGGTGGACGTCACGACTGCCGGTGCTGCGGTGGGGCCCCGGATTTTCAGCGGGGTGCAGCCGACGGGGCATCTGACGCTGGGGAACTACCTGGGGGCCGTGCGGCGGTGGGTCGAGGTGGATCAGCACCGGGGCGATGCGCTGTTCTGTGTGGTGGATCTGCATGCGCTGACCGTGGAGCACGATCCGGCGCGGGTGCGGCGGCTGAGTCGGCAGGCGGCGACGCTGCTGCTGGCGGCGGGGCTGGATCCGGAGCGGTGCACGGTGTTCGTGCAGAGCCAGGTGGATGAGCATGTGCGGCTGTCGTATCTGATGGAGTGCACGGCCAGCGACGGCGAGATGCGGCGGATGATCCAGTACAAGGAGAAGACCGCGGAGGCGGCGCGTCGGGGCGAGAGCGTGCGGCTGTCGTTGTTGACGTATCCGGCGCTGATGGCGGCGGACATCCTGGCGTACGGCACGCAGGAGGTGCCGGTCGGGGCGGATCAGACACAGCATGTGGAGCTGACGCGGGATCTGGCGGTGCGGTTCAACCAGCGGTACGGGGAGACGTTCGTGGTGCCGCGGGCGACGCATCCGGAGGTGGCGGCGCGGGTCATGGATTTGCAGGATCCGACGTCGAAGATGGGGAAGTCGGGGCAGGGGAGGAAAACGGGGGTGGTGTATTTGCTGGATGAGCCGGATGTGGTGCGGAAGAAGGTGATGCGCGCCATGACGGATCAGGGGGGCGACGGTGGCGTGGTGTACGAGCGGGGTGCGCGGCCGGGGGTGGCGAATCTGCTGGATGTGCTGGCGGCGTTCTCGGGCGGTGAGCCGGGGCGGCTGGCCGAGGGGTATGCGTCGTACGGGGCGCTGAAGAAGGATGTGGCCGAGGCCGTGGTGGAGGGGCTGCGGCCGGTGCGGGAGCGGCATGCGGAGTTGGCCGCGGACCGTGGGTATGTCGATGCGGTGTTGCGGGGCGGCGCCGAGCGGGCTCGGGGGATGGCTCGGCCTCGGGTGGATGCGGCGTATCGGGCCGTGGGGTTGCTGGGGTAG
- a CDS encoding NlpC/P60 family protein, whose amino-acid sequence MRKYWVAGGVGVGLVLCLLGLLVVGTYSAAAGLMGAGGRALGLAKGAVPAAYQSLVQKWGALCPALSPALLAAQLYQESGWNPKAQSPAAAQGMAQFIPGTWATHGVDGNGDGKRDVWDPEDAIPSAASYDCDLAKYVKGTPGDATRNMLAAYNAGAYAVIQYNGVPPYRETQNYVKTITTLAKSFEAPTGPVASSQQAAAAIYFAQKRLGTKYLWGGDGTADQGGRFDCSGLTKAAYHSVGIELPRVANDQWNAGPHPSRDQLLPGDLVFFAYDLKDPRTIHHVGIYVGGGYMINAPYTGAVIRFDKIDTPDYIGATRVTSDGAKALPSSGTA is encoded by the coding sequence GTGCGGAAATATTGGGTGGCCGGTGGGGTCGGGGTGGGGCTGGTGCTCTGCCTGCTGGGACTGCTGGTGGTGGGGACGTATTCGGCGGCGGCCGGGCTGATGGGGGCCGGCGGGCGGGCCCTGGGGCTGGCCAAGGGGGCCGTGCCGGCCGCGTATCAGTCGTTGGTGCAGAAGTGGGGGGCGCTCTGTCCGGCGCTCAGCCCGGCGTTGCTGGCGGCGCAGCTGTACCAGGAGAGCGGGTGGAACCCGAAGGCGCAGAGTCCGGCCGCCGCACAGGGCATGGCGCAGTTCATTCCGGGGACGTGGGCGACCCATGGGGTGGACGGGAACGGGGACGGCAAGCGGGATGTATGGGATCCGGAGGATGCCATTCCGTCGGCCGCCTCGTACGACTGTGACCTGGCGAAGTATGTGAAGGGCACGCCGGGGGACGCCACGCGCAACATGCTCGCCGCCTACAACGCGGGCGCGTACGCGGTGATTCAGTACAACGGTGTCCCGCCGTACCGCGAGACGCAGAACTATGTGAAGACGATTACGACGCTGGCGAAGAGCTTCGAGGCGCCGACCGGGCCGGTGGCGTCGTCGCAGCAGGCCGCGGCCGCCATCTACTTCGCCCAGAAGAGGCTGGGGACGAAGTACCTGTGGGGCGGGGACGGGACGGCGGATCAGGGCGGGCGGTTCGACTGTTCCGGGCTGACCAAGGCCGCGTACCACTCCGTGGGGATCGAGCTGCCGCGGGTGGCCAACGACCAGTGGAATGCCGGACCGCATCCGAGCAGGGATCAACTGCTGCCGGGGGACCTGGTGTTCTTCGCGTACGACCTGAAGGATCCGCGGACGATTCACCACGTGGGGATCTATGTGGGCGGCGGGTACATGATCAATGCGCCGTACACCGGGGCGGTGATCCGGTTCGACAAGATCGATACGCCGGACTACATCGGGGCGACCCGCGTCACCTCCGATGGCGCGAAAGCGCTGCCGAGTTCGGGCACTGCCTGA
- the proC gene encoding pyrroline-5-carboxylate reductase, whose product MPQKVAVLGTGKIGEALLSGMIRGGWAPSDLLVTARRQERAAQLRERYGVEAVSNAEAAKSADTLILTVKPQDMGALLTELAPHVPADRLVISGAAGIPTAYFEERLAARTPVVRVMTNTPALVDEAMSVISAGTHATAEHLAHAEEIFGTVGKTLRVPESQQDAATALSGSGPAYFFFLVEAMTDAGILLGLPRDKAHDLIVQAAIGAAVMLRDSGEHPVKLRENVTSPAGTTINAIRELENHGVRAAMISALEAARDRSRELATGNG is encoded by the coding sequence ATGCCCCAAAAGGTCGCCGTCCTCGGCACCGGAAAAATCGGCGAAGCCCTCCTCAGCGGAATGATCCGCGGCGGCTGGGCCCCCTCCGACCTCCTGGTCACCGCCCGCCGCCAGGAACGCGCCGCCCAACTCCGCGAGCGCTACGGCGTCGAGGCGGTCAGCAATGCCGAGGCCGCCAAGTCCGCCGACACCCTGATCCTCACCGTCAAGCCCCAGGACATGGGCGCCCTCCTGACCGAGCTCGCCCCGCACGTCCCCGCCGACCGCCTGGTCATCAGCGGCGCCGCCGGCATCCCCACCGCGTACTTCGAGGAGCGCCTGGCGGCCCGCACCCCCGTCGTACGGGTCATGACGAACACCCCCGCCCTCGTCGACGAGGCCATGTCCGTCATCTCCGCGGGCACCCACGCCACCGCCGAACACCTGGCCCACGCCGAGGAGATCTTCGGCACCGTCGGCAAGACCCTCCGCGTCCCCGAGAGCCAGCAGGACGCCGCCACCGCCCTCTCCGGCTCCGGCCCGGCCTACTTCTTCTTCCTCGTCGAGGCGATGACCGACGCCGGTATCCTCCTCGGCCTGCCCCGGGACAAGGCCCACGACCTGATCGTCCAGGCCGCCATCGGCGCCGCCGTCATGCTCCGCGACAGCGGCGAACACCCCGTCAAACTCCGCGAGAACGTCACCTCGCCCGCCGGCACCACCATCAACGCCATCCGCGAACTCGAAAACCACGGCGTCCGCGCCGCCATGATCTCCGCCCTGGAAGCCGCCCGAGACCGCAGCCGCGAACTGGCCACCGGCAACGGCTGA
- a CDS encoding FAD-binding oxidoreductase: MNRRTLLQAGGTLAATSVAWATGCDTKTGAASASTGAVGADGARTASAAGAGAVDSRATASSWTALGKSLDGKLIRASDAAYAKARRLYNTRYDDLKPSAIAYVQHPADIAECLAFARRYDTPVAIRSGGHSYAGWSSGNGRLIVDVSALSKVGAPSGGVTRIGAGAKLIDVYQGLAARGVTIPGGSCPTVGISGLTLGGGHGVVSRAYGLTCDSLVGATLVTADGKTVDCDKSQHSDLFWALRGAGNGNFGVVTELRFRTHPAPRAVMAYMTWPWSKAAKVLASWQNWGPVQADEIWSSCHLDARPGGTPGVSVAVFSLGTKGDLHNAVDKLADQPGGPGPASTVHITPIGYLDAMEAYAGCSSKSSAQCHTPGSLPGQTGAGQLGRETYAARSHFFDRSLSAAGIQTLMSQIESGGRKGVAGNVALTALGGAVNRVGRTDTAFVHRGSRFLAQYLTSWPANGSSSSRVAWLNSFHSAMRRHSSGAAYQNYTDPALTDWKSAYYGPAADRLAQVKHTYDPQRLFSTFPQAL; the protein is encoded by the coding sequence GTGAACCGGCGCACACTCCTACAGGCGGGCGGCACCCTGGCGGCGACGTCGGTCGCCTGGGCCACCGGATGCGACACCAAAACGGGCGCGGCGTCGGCCAGCACGGGCGCGGTCGGCGCCGACGGGGCCCGGACCGCCTCGGCCGCCGGTGCGGGCGCCGTCGACAGCCGGGCCACCGCGTCCTCCTGGACGGCCCTCGGCAAAAGCCTCGACGGCAAGCTGATACGGGCCTCGGACGCCGCGTACGCCAAGGCCCGCCGCCTCTACAACACCCGCTACGACGACCTCAAGCCGTCGGCCATCGCCTACGTCCAGCACCCGGCCGATATCGCCGAATGCCTGGCCTTCGCCCGGCGTTACGACACCCCGGTCGCCATCCGCAGCGGCGGCCACTCCTACGCCGGCTGGTCCAGCGGCAACGGCCGGCTGATCGTCGACGTCTCCGCCCTCTCGAAGGTCGGCGCCCCCTCCGGCGGCGTCACCCGCATCGGCGCCGGCGCCAAGCTCATCGACGTCTACCAGGGCCTGGCCGCACGCGGCGTGACGATACCCGGCGGCTCGTGCCCCACCGTCGGCATATCCGGCCTCACCCTCGGCGGCGGCCATGGCGTGGTCTCCCGCGCATACGGCCTGACCTGCGACAGCCTCGTGGGCGCCACCCTCGTCACGGCCGACGGCAAGACCGTCGACTGCGACAAGTCCCAGCATTCCGACCTCTTCTGGGCGCTGCGCGGCGCGGGCAACGGCAACTTCGGCGTGGTCACCGAACTGCGCTTCCGTACGCATCCCGCACCGCGCGCCGTCATGGCGTATATGACCTGGCCGTGGTCCAAGGCGGCGAAGGTGCTGGCCTCCTGGCAGAACTGGGGCCCGGTGCAGGCCGACGAGATCTGGTCGTCCTGCCATCTCGACGCCCGGCCCGGCGGCACCCCGGGCGTCTCCGTCGCCGTCTTCTCCCTCGGGACGAAGGGCGATCTGCACAACGCCGTCGACAAGCTCGCCGACCAGCCCGGCGGCCCCGGCCCCGCCTCCACCGTCCACATCACGCCCATCGGCTACCTGGACGCGATGGAGGCGTACGCCGGCTGCTCGTCCAAGTCGTCCGCGCAGTGCCACACCCCCGGTTCGCTGCCCGGTCAGACCGGCGCCGGCCAGCTGGGCCGCGAGACCTATGCCGCCCGCTCGCACTTCTTCGACCGTTCGCTGTCCGCGGCCGGTATCCAGACCCTGATGTCCCAGATAGAGAGCGGCGGCCGCAAGGGCGTGGCCGGAAACGTCGCCCTGACGGCGCTGGGCGGCGCGGTCAACCGCGTCGGCCGCACCGACACCGCGTTCGTCCACCGCGGATCGCGCTTCCTCGCCCAGTACTTGACGTCCTGGCCGGCCAACGGCTCGTCGTCCTCCCGTGTCGCCTGGCTGAATTCCTTCCACTCCGCCATGCGCCGCCATTCCTCCGGCGCCGCCTATCAGAACTACACCGACCCGGCGCTCACCGACTGGAAGTCCGCCTACTACGGGCCCGCGGCCGACCGCCTCGCGCAGGTCAAGCACACCTACGACCCGCAGCGGCTGTTCAGCACCTTCCCGCAGGCGCTTTGA
- a CDS encoding type VI secretion protein, producing the protein MTRGYEPDRGRNSYDRSGRYGSRDDRDDRSARGRERGIPDALLIGLLLFLLGLTVLVWTATGLAGLLAHGAWPQGVSYTGTPIALRHLAAAPHDLAAAWPDAPRNQLSGYGLFWGLFIGQLMVLLVLTIFTLGTVTRYRAVRTARRQAARASTRTTAAPAPEPAPATPHPDESAPAVPTPASPPTSLQKPPAAATGTPTPPADDLHPAQRPAPAANSPIPRNPTEPLERVNESGSVDSPSPLAAPAPTPTTPPQRSQPALPRLDFTPDRTAARAAAAAAITAAEGPLIIATTDPALWSETKDARAKLGPLLTYDPTHRLDTPARLRWSPTTGCEDIATATTRAAALLAPVRPTSTLDSAVADAAQTLLRCWLHAAAIDGRPFRQLHRWTHATGAAQEPVRILRTSPKASAGQAGELESALTAHPERREMAKELIGRTLAALSSIHIRDACNPPRADSLILESFLHEGGTLYVVGEPLEDPRTNPGAMPLLTALLSHVVEHGRRMAERSSDGRLDPPLTLVLDDIAALAPLPALPDLLATGPTRGLLTHATMRSQEQARARWPHQPLPLLT; encoded by the coding sequence GTGACACGCGGATACGAGCCGGACCGAGGCCGCAACAGCTACGACAGAAGCGGCAGATACGGCAGCCGGGACGACCGCGACGACAGATCCGCCCGCGGCCGCGAACGCGGCATCCCCGACGCCCTCCTCATCGGTCTGCTGCTCTTCCTGCTCGGCCTGACCGTGCTGGTGTGGACGGCGACCGGCCTGGCCGGCCTCCTGGCCCACGGCGCCTGGCCACAGGGCGTCTCCTACACCGGCACCCCGATCGCCCTGCGCCATCTCGCGGCCGCCCCACACGACCTGGCCGCCGCCTGGCCCGACGCCCCCAGAAACCAGCTCTCCGGATACGGCCTGTTCTGGGGCCTGTTCATCGGCCAGCTGATGGTGCTGCTCGTCCTGACGATCTTCACCCTGGGCACCGTCACCCGCTATCGCGCCGTACGCACTGCCCGTCGCCAGGCCGCCCGCGCCTCGACCCGCACCACGGCGGCCCCCGCCCCCGAACCCGCGCCGGCAACCCCGCACCCCGACGAATCAGCACCAGCAGTCCCCACACCTGCGTCACCCCCCACGTCCCTCCAGAAACCCCCCGCCGCCGCGACCGGCACTCCCACTCCGCCCGCCGACGACCTTCACCCCGCCCAACGGCCTGCCCCCGCGGCGAATTCCCCGATTCCCCGCAATCCGACCGAACCACTCGAACGGGTGAACGAGTCCGGCTCGGTCGACTCCCCGTCCCCCCTCGCGGCGCCCGCACCGACCCCGACGACGCCACCCCAGCGCTCCCAACCCGCCCTCCCCCGGCTCGACTTCACCCCGGACCGCACGGCCGCCCGCGCCGCCGCAGCCGCCGCCATCACCGCCGCCGAGGGCCCGTTGATCATCGCCACCACCGACCCCGCACTCTGGTCGGAAACCAAGGACGCCCGCGCCAAGCTCGGCCCCCTGCTGACGTACGACCCCACACACCGCCTCGACACCCCCGCCCGGCTGCGCTGGTCGCCCACGACCGGCTGCGAGGACATCGCCACCGCCACCACCCGCGCGGCCGCCCTGCTCGCCCCCGTACGCCCCACGAGCACCCTGGACTCGGCCGTCGCGGACGCCGCCCAGACCCTCCTGCGCTGCTGGCTGCACGCCGCCGCCATCGACGGCCGCCCCTTCCGCCAGCTCCACCGCTGGACCCACGCCACAGGCGCCGCACAAGAACCCGTACGCATCCTGCGCACCAGCCCCAAGGCTTCCGCCGGCCAGGCCGGCGAACTGGAATCCGCCCTGACCGCTCACCCCGAACGCCGCGAAATGGCCAAGGAGTTGATCGGCCGGACCTTGGCCGCCCTCTCCTCGATCCACATCCGCGACGCCTGCAATCCTCCTCGAGCGGATTCCCTCATTCTCGAATCATTCCTCCACGAGGGGGGAACGCTCTACGTGGTAGGCGAACCCCTTGAGGACCCGCGTACCAACCCGGGTGCGATGCCCCTGCTCACCGCACTCCTCTCGCACGTGGTCGAGCACGGCCGCCGCATGGCCGAACGGTCATCTGACGGTCGGCTCGACCCACCACTCACCCTTGTTTTGGACGACATCGCGGCCCTCGCCCCGCTGCCGGCCCTCCCCGACCTGCTGGCCACCGGCCCCACACGCGGCCTGCTGACCCACGCCACCATGCGCTCCCAGGAACAGGCCCGCGCCCGCTGGCCCCACCAGCCGCTGCCCCTCCTGACCTGA
- a CDS encoding ATP-binding protein: MFDPLGALTDAFTSFLFGKVETTRLPVRTSTGQAQAVYLPTAAPGLGDSGVIIGREVYSGKGYIYDPFQLYGQQLPAPHWLVLGESGNGKSALEKTYVLRQLRFRDRQVVVLDAQGEDGVGEWNLIAQELGITPIRLDPTAALNGGIRLNPLDPSITTTGQLALLRTIIEVAMGRGLDERSGFALKVAHAAVLSDFTPTDETDDTDGADAAEGDRGTRPLSRRQPVLTDIVEQLRHPQAESAEAMNVDIDDVRAWGLDVALVLDRLVDGDLRGMFDGPTTAGIDLDAPLIVFDLSHIDRNSIAMPILMAIVGVWLEHTWIRPDRKKRIFLVEEAWHIINSPFVAQLFQRLLKFGRRLGLSFVAVVHHLSDVVDGAAAKEAAAILKMASTRTIYAQKADEARATGQVLGLPRWAVEIIPTLTPGIAVWDVNGNVQVVKHLITEAERPLVYTDRAMTEASAMPTDEARALEAAADAEAEARAEAMAMERQLRDGQWSDESSETVA; this comes from the coding sequence ATGTTCGACCCGCTCGGTGCCCTCACCGACGCATTCACCAGCTTCCTGTTCGGGAAGGTGGAGACGACACGGCTGCCCGTACGCACCTCCACCGGCCAGGCCCAGGCGGTCTATCTGCCCACGGCCGCCCCCGGGCTCGGCGACTCCGGCGTGATCATCGGCCGCGAGGTCTACAGCGGCAAGGGCTATATCTACGACCCCTTCCAGCTGTACGGACAGCAGCTCCCGGCGCCCCACTGGCTGGTCCTCGGCGAATCCGGCAACGGCAAGTCCGCGCTGGAGAAGACATACGTCCTGCGCCAACTGCGCTTCCGCGACCGGCAGGTCGTCGTCCTGGACGCCCAGGGCGAGGACGGCGTCGGCGAATGGAACCTCATCGCCCAGGAGCTGGGCATAACCCCCATCCGCCTGGACCCCACCGCCGCCCTCAACGGCGGGATCCGCCTCAACCCGCTCGACCCCTCCATCACCACCACCGGCCAGCTGGCCCTGCTCCGTACGATCATCGAGGTCGCCATGGGACGCGGCCTGGACGAACGCTCCGGCTTCGCCCTCAAGGTCGCGCACGCCGCCGTCCTCAGCGATTTCACCCCCACCGACGAGACCGACGACACCGATGGCGCCGACGCCGCAGAGGGCGACCGCGGCACCAGGCCCCTCTCCCGCCGCCAGCCCGTCCTCACCGACATCGTCGAGCAACTGCGCCACCCGCAGGCGGAATCCGCCGAGGCCATGAACGTCGACATAGACGATGTACGGGCCTGGGGCCTGGACGTGGCGCTGGTGCTGGACCGGCTGGTCGACGGCGACCTGCGCGGTATGTTCGACGGCCCGACGACCGCGGGCATCGACCTCGACGCGCCCCTGATCGTCTTCGACCTCTCACACATCGACCGCAACTCCATCGCCATGCCGATCCTGATGGCCATCGTCGGCGTCTGGCTGGAGCACACCTGGATCCGTCCCGACCGGAAGAAACGCATCTTCCTGGTCGAGGAGGCCTGGCACATCATCAACTCCCCCTTCGTTGCCCAGCTCTTCCAGCGTCTGCTCAAGTTCGGCCGCCGGCTCGGCCTGTCGTTCGTGGCCGTCGTCCACCACCTCAGCGATGTGGTCGACGGCGCGGCCGCCAAGGAGGCCGCGGCGATCCTCAAGATGGCCTCGACCCGCACCATCTACGCCCAGAAGGCCGACGAGGCACGCGCCACCGGCCAGGTCCTCGGCCTGCCCCGCTGGGCGGTCGAGATCATCCCGACCCTCACCCCCGGCATCGCGGTCTGGGACGTCAACGGCAACGTCCAAGTCGTCAAACACCTCATCACCGAGGCCGAACGCCCGCTGGTCTACACCGACCGGGCGATGACCGAGGCCTCCGCCATGCCGACGGACGAGGCCCGCGCCCTCGAAGCCGCGGCCGACGCCGAGGCCGAGGCGCGCGCCGAAGCCATGGCGATGGAGCGTCAGTTGCGCGACGGACAATGGAGCGACGAGTCGAGCGAGACGGTGGCGTGA
- a CDS encoding DUF397 domain-containing protein has translation MSLTWQKATDDPDAPEYIEVAFADDGNVHLRTNTDPENIVTTTRTKWDAFVLGVKAGEFDHFAGL, from the coding sequence ATGTCCCTCACCTGGCAGAAGGCAACCGACGACCCCGACGCCCCGGAGTACATCGAGGTCGCCTTCGCGGACGACGGCAATGTGCACCTGCGCACCAACACCGACCCCGAGAACATCGTCACCACCACGCGCACCAAGTGGGACGCCTTCGTCCTCGGCGTGAAGGCCGGGGAGTTCGACCACTTCGCCGGCCTCTGA